A genomic stretch from Bacteroidales bacterium includes:
- a CDS encoding HTH domain-containing protein encodes YYELFGLTSPKTVARKFECSEKTIRNMINILREQGNKIEYCKSSRKYFLIK; translated from the coding sequence TATTATGAATTATTCGGGTTAACATCGCCTAAAACAGTAGCTCGTAAATTTGAATGTTCGGAAAAAACAATTAGAAACATGATAAATATACTAAGAGAACAAGGGAATAAAATTGAATATTGTAAATCATCAAGAAAATATTTCTTAATAAAATGA